One Diospyros lotus cultivar Yz01 chromosome 1, ASM1463336v1, whole genome shotgun sequence genomic window carries:
- the LOC127793537 gene encoding 60S acidic ribosomal protein P1-like, whose protein sequence is MSDAGEIACTYAILILYDDGIPITAEKINAIIKAANVRVEPYLPSLFAKLVQKRNVDDLILNVGSGGGAAAVATAAAPAADSASAAAPSAPPTDTKVEVVDDSDGDIGFSLFDD, encoded by the exons ATGTCTGACGCCGGAGAGATTGCTTGCACCTACGCTATTTTGATTCTCTACGATGACGGAATTCCTATCACA GCGGAGAAAATTAATGCCATTATTAAGGCCGCGAACGTGAGGGTGGAGCCCTACCTGCCGAGCCTCTTTGCTAAGCTCGTTCAGAAGAGGAACGTTGATGATCTCATCTTGAACGTTGGCTCTGGTGGTGGCGCCGCTGCTGTTGCCACTGCCGCTGCACCTGCGGCTGACTCGGCCTCGGCCGCCGCCCCTTCGGCTCCTCCTACGGACACAAAGG TAGAAGTTGTGGATGACAGTGATGGAGACATCggtttttctttgtttgatgATTAG